In Agrococcus jenensis, the genomic window GTCGCGCGGATCGAACACCCCTCCAGCCTAGCGACGCCGGGCGCCGCACCCGCCGGGCGCCGGTATCCTCGTGACCCATGCCGATCCCCGCACTGTCCATCATCGCCAGCGCCGACGACGCGACCGCCGAGCTCGTCGTGCACGGCGTGCTCGCCGGCGACGCCCCGGAGGTCCCCGGCTTCGACGCCGAGCTGCTCACCGCGCTGGGCGTGACGGGCAAGCGGGAGCAGATCGTCCGCGCGGTGGTCGACGGCCGCCGGGTCGCGTTCGCCGGCCTCGGCGACGACGTGTCGCCCATCCGGCTCCGCGAGGTCGCGGGTGCCGCGGTGCGCGCGCTGCGCGACGTGCCGTCGATCGCGCTCTCCCTGCCGGTGACCACGAGCGACGACGTGCTCGCGGTGCTCGAGGGGGCGGCGCTCGGCGCCTACCGCTTCTCGGGCCTCAAGCGCGCCGAGGCGCCCAAGGTGTGCGAGATCGCCGTGGTCGCTGGCGCCGCCGACGTGGCCGCCTCGGTCGTCACCGACGCGACGATCGCCGCGCAGGCCGTCTGGACCACGCGCGACCTCGCGAACACCCCGCCCAACCTGCTGAGCCCGGTGGAGTTCGCCGACCGCGTCGCCGCCGAGGCGCCCGACGCCGGGCTCACCGTCGTCGTGCGCGACGAGGAGCGCCTCCGCCGCGAGGGCTTCGGCGGCATCCTCGGCGTCGGCCAGGGCTCGAGCCGCCCGCCCCGGCTCGTCACGGTCGAGCACGCCCCCGAGAGCGCCACCCGCCACGTCGTGCTCGTCGGCAAGGGCATCACGTTCGACTCGGGCGGCCTCTCGCTGAAGCCCGCCGCCTCCATGCAGCACATGAAGTACGACATGACGGGTGCTGCGACGGTCTACGCGGTGACCGTCGCCGCAGCCGCGCTCCACCTGCCGATCCGCGTGACCGCGCACCTGTGCCTCGCCGAGAACCTCGTCTCGTCGACGTCGATGCGCCCCGACGACGTCATCACGATGCGCGGCGGCACGACGGTCGAGGTGACGAACACCGACGCGGAGGGCCGGCTCGTCATGGCGGACGGCCTCGTGCTCGCGAGCGAGGCGCAGCCCGACGCGATCATCGACGTCGCGACCCTCACGGGCGCGCAGCAGGTCGCCCTCGGCGACCGCGTCAGCGGCATCATGGGCAACGACGGCGCCTTCGTGGACGCGGTCGTCACCGCGTCGCGCGCCGCCGGCGAGCTCGTCTGGCCGATGCCGATCCCGGAGGAGATGCTCGGGATGCTCGACTCGGAGGTCGCCGACCTGGCGAACGCCAAGGTCGGCAACCGCGCGGGCGGCATGCTCGTCGCCGCCGCCTTCCTGGCGGAGTTCGTCGGCGAGCGCGACGGCGCGCCCATCCCGTGGGCGCACCTCGACATCGCTGGCCCCTCCACGAACAACGGCTCGCCCTTCGGCCACACCCCGTCGGGCGCGACGGGCGTGACCGTGCGCGGCCTCATCCGCACGCTCGCGACGATGGCCCGCGAAGCCGAGTAGGCGCCCACCGACCGGTGATCGCCGAGGGCGCACGGGGCTCGCCCCGCGCGCACCGCGCCACGCAGATGCATCCGACTAGGCTGAGACGGGCAAGACCTGCCCTGCACCGCCACGTCCACCGGCGCGGCAACGAAGACTCATAAGGAGCTAGTGCGTGTCCGATCAGAGCTTTGACATCGTCGTCCTGGGTGGAGGCAGCGCGGGCTACGCCGTCGCGCTGCGCGCCGTGCA contains:
- a CDS encoding leucyl aminopeptidase, with amino-acid sequence MPIPALSIIASADDATAELVVHGVLAGDAPEVPGFDAELLTALGVTGKREQIVRAVVDGRRVAFAGLGDDVSPIRLREVAGAAVRALRDVPSIALSLPVTTSDDVLAVLEGAALGAYRFSGLKRAEAPKVCEIAVVAGAADVAASVVTDATIAAQAVWTTRDLANTPPNLLSPVEFADRVAAEAPDAGLTVVVRDEERLRREGFGGILGVGQGSSRPPRLVTVEHAPESATRHVVLVGKGITFDSGGLSLKPAASMQHMKYDMTGAATVYAVTVAAAALHLPIRVTAHLCLAENLVSSTSMRPDDVITMRGGTTVEVTNTDAEGRLVMADGLVLASEAQPDAIIDVATLTGAQQVALGDRVSGIMGNDGAFVDAVVTASRAAGELVWPMPIPEEMLGMLDSEVADLANAKVGNRAGGMLVAAAFLAEFVGERDGAPIPWAHLDIAGPSTNNGSPFGHTPSGATGVTVRGLIRTLATMAREAE